DNA from Lactobacillus sp. ESL0791:
GCCCATGTGGGTGCCGGTGAAGACCACCACATTGCGGGGGAGCCGGTGCTGACGGATTTATCAAAGAGCGTTATCACCTCGGGCAAAGAAAAAATTGCTTATTCTAAAGAAGATATCGGCTGTCCCCATAAGAATTGTCCGTTAGCCGCGGCGATTGTCTGCCCCTTGCAGGTTAATGATGAAACAATTGGGGCGTTGAAACTGTATTTTTGTGAGCCGAGCAAGCTGACGGTGGTGGAAGAAAATTTGGTGCGCGGACTCGCCATGATCTTTTCGGGTCAGCTGGCCATCGGCATTGCCGAGGAGCAGACCAGTCTGCGCAACGAGGCGGAGATTCGGGCACTGCAGGTACAGATTAACCCGCACTTTTTCTTTAATGCCATTAATACTATTGCCGCCCTGATGCGCTTTGACGTTGAAAAGGCCCGCCAGGCCCTCCTGCAGCTTTCGGCGTTTTTCCGCTCCAGTCTGCGCAACGGTCAGGAAAAAGAAGTCACATTTAAGCAGGAAAAAGAACATGTTGACGCCTATTTGGCAATCGAGACACTGCGTTTTCCCAATAAATTTAAAATTAATTACCAGATTAATGTGCCGGATGATACCCTGCTACCGTCATTTTGCCTGCAGATTTTTATTGAAAATGCGATCCGGCATGCCTTTAAGGGCCGCAAAACAGGTAATGTGGTGATAGTCAAGGCCGAAATGGTTAGTGCTCACCACTTTGAAATTGCGGTTACCGACAATGGTTCAGGGATTGTACCCGCAATTTTACAAAAATTGGGCAAGAAACCAATCACGGAATCAAAAGGCAGCGGCACGGCGCTGTATAATTTGAATAGAAGGCTGAAAGGTTTGTACGGGACCAGCAGTCAGCTGCGGATTGAAACGGGGAAGACAGGCACGACTTTTCGGACAAAACTGCCGCTCAGGAGCGCGCAGGAAAGAAACAGTTAGTTTATTGGTGTTAGACTAGACATATTTTTGAAAAAATTTCTTGCTGGAATGAAAACTGTCGTAGTAGCAGCAATTTTAGAAGGAGTATGAGCAGCTATGAAAATCTTAATTGTTGACGATGAGCCTTTGGCACGGGATGAATTGGAGTACTTAATCAAAAAAAGTCCCAGTCTCAAGGGGGTGAGCGTAACAACTTATCAGGCAGAAGACATTAAGGAAGCGCAGGCCGCTTTACTGAAAAACCACATTGATTTGATGTTTTTGGATATTTCGTTAAATGAGGAAAATGGTTTTGAGCTGGCCGATGAATTAAAAGAATTGACCTACCAGCCGATGATTATTTTTGCTACTGCCTACGATGAATATGCTGTTCGGGCCTTTAACGTCGGTGCTGTCGACTATGTTCTAAAGCCTTTTGAGCAGAAACGGATTGCTACTGCACTGGAAAAAGCCATGCGGGTTTTGGCTTTGAATAAAAATAGCAGCAACACTCAGGCGAAGCCGCCAGCGGATGCAGTCAGTGAAATGCTTAGCATCGAGCTGGCTGATCGCAGTGTGGTGATTAAGAAGGCGGATCTAATCACGGCAACCGTCAGTGACGGTATTTTGACAATCACAACGCATAACGCCAAGTACGAAACCAAGCACACGCTGGCCTGGATTAAGGAAAAACTGACCGACTGCAGGTTCATGCAGGTTCACCGCAACGCGATTATCAATGTCGAAAGCATCAAGGAGGTCCAGCCCTGGTTCAACCATACCCTGCTGCTCATCATGAGCAACGGAGAAAAGGTCCAGGTGGGGCGGGCCTATCGCAAGGAACTCAATAAACGCCTCGGGATGTAATCAGAGTGTCCAAGTTTGTTAGCAAAGCAGTTAACAAGTCGGGGCACTTTTTTAGTGGGAAAAAATGAAGTTTGAAATTAGTCTTAGTGCAATTCGGCGCCGAATTTTTGCATTTAACCGGTTAATCGCTTCCAAATATTTCTATTTAAGTTATCTTATGATCAAGAATAATTACGATAGAAGAAAGGAAATATGTTATGAAAGAAGATAAAAAAGACGAGAAAAAATCAGCGCCGATCTTGTTTCAGATGCTGATTTACGCCGCAATTTTATTTGTGTCACAGATGATTTCAAGTATGATGCCGAAGCAGTTTCCGGTACCAACACCGGTAATTGGCTTGGTTTTGCTCTACGTATTGCTGACGTGTCATATTGTGAAAGTTGAGTGGGTTGACTCGTTCGGCAGTGCCTTGATCGCGTTGATTGGTTTCTTGTTTGTTCCGTCAGGAATTTCTTTGGCAGCCAATTTAAAAATTATGCAGTCACAGGGTGTGCAGCTGGTAATTGTTATTTTACTGGCAACAATCATTCTGCTGGTTGTCACCGCTTATACGGCAAGAGTGCTGGAATGGTGCAAGAAGAAGATAATGGCGCACTTCAAGATGGGCGGTACCCATCAATCTCATGCTAATGTGGGAGGCAATAAATAATGATTAAGTATCTGACTAATCCCTTGTTTGGTGTATTTTTATCACTGTTCGTCTTTTTAATCGGCCAGTGGCTGTTTAAAAAGTCAAAAGGATTTTTCCTTTTCCAACCGCTGTTTGTTGCAATGGTTCTAGGAATTGCAATCTTGGTAGTTTTAGGCAAAATGTTAGGAATGAGTACAACGCAGGTTTATACTCAGGCGTATAAACCTGGTGGCGATCTCATCTTCTGGTTCTTGACCCCGGCCACAATTGCCTTTGCCGTTCCGCTGTATAAGCGTAACGACGTGGTCAAGAAGAACTGGGGGATCATCCTTTTGAGCCTAGTTATTGGGACGATCATTTCGCTGTTTGCAATTACTTTGGTATCAAAACTGATTGGTTTGGACAAAGTCGGAATCGAATCCATGCTCAGTCAATCGGCAACAACAGCGATTGCATTGCCGCTGACAACGGCCATCCACGGCAATGCTTCGGTTACAGCTATGGCATGTATCCTGAATGCTGTAATTATTTATGCTTTGGGTAAACCGCTCATCAAATGGTTTAGACTGAATCAGGATCCGGTTGGTGCCGGTCTTGGTTTGGGAACTGCCGGCCACACGGTTGGTTCTGCATTCGCACTTGAGCTGGGTTCAGTTCAAGGAGCCATGGCAGCTGTAGCCGTAGTTGTAATTGGCTTGGTTGATAATTTGTTGGTTCCAGTGTTTGCACACATGTTTGGATTATAGAGTGCAAGTTCTGGTTTAGAAATTTTTAGAGTTTATGATTACTTACTAAAGATGCACGGGAACGTGGAAGTTCTCGTGTATTTTTTATGATTAAAAAATCTGCTGTAAATGATAACTTTGTCCTTATCAAAATTTCTATTGATATTTTACTTTTGATGAACGAAGTTGAACGAAACTGAAGCAAAATAGTGATTTTTTGAAGCGATTGTTCATGATAATCGTTCAAATCTGCGCTGCATAATTCGTTGCTTGGAGCAAAAAAATTACAAAAAATATTGTATTATTAGAGAGTAATACCAATTTAAGAACAGGTAGTGCTGATTCTTGGAAGCAGTGGTAGCCTAATTTTAAGAATAGAAAGAGCACCCGCTTGAATTTTTGTTGTTTTTTCGCATACCGGAGAGTTTTTCAACTAATTGGAATACGATCACTTGAAATTTAATTTATTCTTTAATAAATCCGAATTATTTTTAATTCTAAAAGTAATATTCTTGGCAAAAAGCGAATTTTATTTGCAAAATTGTTTGAAATTTCACGAATTTTATTCTAAAATTATTGAGGAAATTATCAATTGGTAATTATTATTTCTAAGCTAGAAACAAAATTTGGGATTTAAAAAATAATTTTTGGAGGATTTACCAAATGAAGTTAAATAAAAAGTGGGCAGTGGCAGCTGTTGCTGCTTTGGCCTTAATGGGCACAGCCGCTTGTTCGAATGGCAAGAGCAATTCGTCAAGTTCAGGCATTCCCAGCAAGATTGACAAGAAGACAACTGTTGTCTTCTGGCACGGAATGCAGGGCGATCAAGCAACAACCCTGAAGAAATTGACCGCAGAATTTGAGAAGAAGAACCCGAATATCAACGTTAAGCTTGAGGGACAGGGCAGTTACAGCGAGTCACAAAATGACCTGCAGGCCAAAATTAATTCGACCTTGCAATCACCAAAGAATCTGCCAACAATTACGCAGGCCTATCCTGACTGGCTGACGGCCGCCGCTAAAAACAAGATGCTGGTTGACCTAACACCTTACATTAATAATAAAGATGTTGGCTGGGGCAGTGTTAAGGCTTCAGGAATCAGAAGCGATTTGCTCAGCGGGGCCACGATTAACGGCAAGCAATATGGTATTCCGTTCAATAAATCAACTGAAATTATGATTTATAACAAGGATATGTTTAAGAAGTATGGCATTAAGCAAGTCCCAACAACGATGGCTGAATTAAAGCAGGATGCGCAAACCATCTATAAGAAGA
Protein-coding regions in this window:
- a CDS encoding CidA/LrgA family protein, with product MKEDKKDEKKSAPILFQMLIYAAILFVSQMISSMMPKQFPVPTPVIGLVLLYVLLTCHIVKVEWVDSFGSALIALIGFLFVPSGISLAANLKIMQSQGVQLVIVILLATIILLVVTAYTARVLEWCKKKIMAHFKMGGTHQSHANVGGNK
- a CDS encoding LytTR family transcriptional regulator DNA-binding domain-containing protein yields the protein MKILIVDDEPLARDELEYLIKKSPSLKGVSVTTYQAEDIKEAQAALLKNHIDLMFLDISLNEENGFELADELKELTYQPMIIFATAYDEYAVRAFNVGAVDYVLKPFEQKRIATALEKAMRVLALNKNSSNTQAKPPADAVSEMLSIELADRSVVIKKADLITATVSDGILTITTHNAKYETKHTLAWIKEKLTDCRFMQVHRNAIINVESIKEVQPWFNHTLLLIMSNGEKVQVGRAYRKELNKRLGM
- the lrgB gene encoding antiholin-like protein LrgB; translation: MKYLTNPLFGVFLSLFVFLIGQWLFKKSKGFFLFQPLFVAMVLGIAILVVLGKMLGMSTTQVYTQAYKPGGDLIFWFLTPATIAFAVPLYKRNDVVKKNWGIILLSLVIGTIISLFAITLVSKLIGLDKVGIESMLSQSATTAIALPLTTAIHGNASVTAMACILNAVIIYALGKPLIKWFRLNQDPVGAGLGLGTAGHTVGSAFALELGSVQGAMAAVAVVVIGLVDNLLVPVFAHMFGL
- a CDS encoding LytS/YhcK type 5TM receptor domain-containing protein yields the protein MFNLFILLAERLGIIMVLAFLLVNMRFFRNLIEKRTLKSQIWLTIIFSLFVVIANLTGVEITNSSEVIMPPIITGLPQSDSIANTRVLVITAASLTGGPYVGAIVGLIGGIHRVVFGNFSDYFYIASSILIGYLVGVSGDKVKGDKLYPSTFWVAVLAFFAELIQMTFIFVFNGIGLVRLIFFPMVLLNTVGASLFIEILKTYLSNERQLKAVQTKDVLELTDKTLPYFRSGLDFASAEHVCCIIKKYTNFDAVGLTDRVNVLAHVGAGEDHHIAGEPVLTDLSKSVITSGKEKIAYSKEDIGCPHKNCPLAAAIVCPLQVNDETIGALKLYFCEPSKLTVVEENLVRGLAMIFSGQLAIGIAEEQTSLRNEAEIRALQVQINPHFFFNAINTIAALMRFDVEKARQALLQLSAFFRSSLRNGQEKEVTFKQEKEHVDAYLAIETLRFPNKFKINYQINVPDDTLLPSFCLQIFIENAIRHAFKGRKTGNVVIVKAEMVSAHHFEIAVTDNGSGIVPAILQKLGKKPITESKGSGTALYNLNRRLKGLYGTSSQLRIETGKTGTTFRTKLPLRSAQERNS